One genomic region from Spirosoma sp. KCTC 42546 encodes:
- a CDS encoding PadR family transcriptional regulator: MGRSYLGEFEELVLLTVAVLEGGAYGVTIAAELKQRTDRTISLSGVHIALYRLEEKGFVSSELGGATASRGGRRKRLFGITALGKRTLGEMRDVRNQLWDSIPNTYPIISHG; this comes from the coding sequence ATGGGAAGATCATATTTAGGGGAATTCGAAGAGCTGGTTTTACTCACCGTAGCTGTGCTGGAGGGTGGGGCTTATGGCGTCACTATAGCCGCCGAACTTAAGCAGCGTACTGACCGAACAATCAGCCTGAGTGGGGTACACATTGCCTTGTATCGCTTAGAAGAAAAAGGCTTCGTCAGTTCTGAACTGGGAGGTGCCACAGCCTCTCGGGGAGGTCGGCGAAAACGCCTGTTCGGTATTACAGCCCTGGGGAAACGAACCCTGGGCGAGATGCGGGATGTGCGCAATCAACTCTGGGATTCGATTCCGAACACCTACCCGATCATCAGTCATGGATAA